A single window of Archangium gephyra DNA harbors:
- a CDS encoding DUF1963 domain-containing protein, which translates to MGPSDKSDDAAKAEAILKALEPWRNKHRRTAWLPQVKNGPGPAHGSRFGGLPWLPSGESHPACGNCKRPLRLLLQLNLLSLPEEVRQRLGPGLLQAFYCEHEDCEQECDGWSPFSEAHRLRIIDVGHGNMAAPAGKPFPPKEISGWKQAEDLPSAAEHEELGLDFDYDFEANTVRIRCAELGLDAPPIGIHDLEAETVANASMGDKLLGWPHWIQGVEYPECPQCKTRMEYVFQIDSEHNLPLMWGDLGTAHITRCPNHPEVLALGWACG; encoded by the coding sequence ATGGGACCCTCGGACAAGTCGGATGATGCGGCGAAGGCGGAAGCGATCCTGAAGGCACTCGAGCCGTGGCGGAACAAGCACCGGCGCACCGCCTGGCTGCCCCAGGTGAAGAACGGGCCCGGGCCCGCCCACGGGTCGCGATTCGGCGGACTGCCGTGGCTCCCGAGCGGCGAGAGCCACCCGGCGTGTGGGAACTGCAAGCGACCGCTCCGGCTCCTCCTCCAGCTCAACCTGTTGTCGCTTCCCGAGGAAGTGCGGCAGCGGCTCGGGCCGGGGCTGCTGCAGGCGTTCTACTGCGAGCACGAGGACTGCGAGCAGGAGTGCGACGGGTGGTCTCCCTTCAGCGAGGCGCATCGGCTCCGCATCATCGACGTGGGGCATGGGAACATGGCCGCGCCGGCCGGGAAGCCGTTTCCTCCCAAGGAGATCTCCGGCTGGAAGCAGGCCGAGGACCTCCCCTCCGCCGCCGAGCACGAGGAGCTCGGGCTCGACTTCGACTACGACTTCGAGGCGAACACGGTCCGGATCCGGTGTGCGGAGCTCGGGCTCGACGCTCCGCCCATCGGAATCCACGATCTGGAGGCGGAGACCGTCGCCAACGCGTCGATGGGGGACAAGCTGCTGGGCTGGCCGCATTGGATCCAGGGCGTGGAGTATCCGGAGTGCCCCCAGTGCAAGACGCGGATGGAGTACGTGTTCCAGATTGATTCCGAGCACAACCTCCCGCTCATGTGGGGCGACCTGGGAACCGCCCACATCACGCGCTGCCCCAACCACCCCGAGGTCCTCGCGCTCGGCTGGGCGTGCGGCTGA
- a CDS encoding YceD family protein, whose product MLVKIEEIRDTGLQVKKEMSLEALGAALEGSGFRPLEPLVVSASLRKLSGGVLLEGKFTSRVVAECKRCLTESKLELPVSFAINLIPESLARGEGMLDKDEEADDKGHGESGGSFALDDADEELFDGKVINLEPIVREQVLLALPMSAVCREDCSGLCVKCGQNLNDKQCGCDTTFVDPRLAALKNIKLQG is encoded by the coding sequence ATGCTCGTAAAGATTGAAGAAATTCGCGACACAGGCCTCCAGGTGAAGAAGGAGATGAGCCTGGAAGCGCTCGGAGCCGCGCTCGAGGGGTCCGGCTTCCGGCCGCTCGAGCCCCTGGTGGTCTCGGCGAGCCTGCGCAAGCTGAGCGGGGGCGTGCTGCTCGAGGGCAAGTTCACCTCGCGCGTGGTGGCCGAGTGCAAGCGCTGCCTCACCGAGTCGAAGCTGGAGCTGCCGGTGTCCTTCGCCATCAACCTCATTCCCGAGTCGCTCGCCCGCGGCGAGGGCATGCTGGACAAGGACGAGGAGGCCGACGACAAGGGCCATGGTGAGAGCGGCGGCTCGTTCGCGTTGGATGACGCGGACGAGGAGCTGTTCGACGGGAAGGTGATCAACCTGGAGCCGATCGTCCGCGAGCAGGTGCTGCTGGCGCTGCCGATGAGCGCCGTGTGCCGCGAGGATTGCAGCGGGCTGTGCGTGAAGTGCGGCCAGAACCTCAACGACAAGCAGTGCGGCTGCGACACGACGTTCGTGGACCCGCGGCTGGCGGCGCTCAAGAACATCAAGCTCCAGGGCTAG
- a CDS encoding ArsR/SmtB family transcription factor, protein MLSAFEVVAEPNRRRILDLLREGRRPVGELVDRLGLTQPTVSKHLRVLKDARLVDVEQDAQRRLYRLRPEPLVELDSWLAPYRELWSRRLDALERHLDTMADDPPAPTRRGPAPRRK, encoded by the coding sequence ATGCTGAGCGCGTTCGAAGTCGTGGCGGAGCCGAACCGCCGCCGCATCCTGGATCTCCTGCGCGAGGGGCGCCGTCCCGTCGGGGAGTTGGTGGACCGGCTCGGGCTGACCCAGCCCACGGTGTCCAAGCACCTGCGCGTGCTCAAGGATGCTCGACTGGTCGACGTGGAGCAGGACGCCCAACGGCGGCTGTACCGCCTGCGTCCGGAGCCGCTCGTGGAGCTGGACTCGTGGCTCGCGCCGTACCGCGAGCTGTGGTCCCGGCGGCTCGACGCGCTGGAGCGCCACCTGGACACCATGGCGGACGATCCGCCCGCCCCCACCCGCCGCGGCCCGGCCCCAAGGAGGAAGTGA
- a CDS encoding tetratricopeptide repeat protein encodes MYDRRNRVVASIVVASLLSPGASLARPLFPPPLLFQAAPARPEIARAQAQISDGEFEEAVKTLEAGLDAPDVTDDQLVELYRLLGLTSLYLGDEARAREAYEMLLQARPDYELPRTTPPKIRTLYARIKEDIKNRRVRPVTLQVDPIPDAGGGTPVVAEALIRDMALGARARLFYRRAGAQAYSSVDFARDRANKERFTATIPAYELPATASAYEVEYYFEVADAAQRRLAGRGDAFNPLVFQIAPEPGTVATPGERPWYKSPWLWVAVGAVAVAGTAGAVVYATSEERGRVPITIRVNP; translated from the coding sequence ATGTACGACCGGCGGAATCGCGTGGTGGCCAGCATCGTGGTGGCGAGCCTGCTGTCCCCCGGCGCCTCGCTCGCCCGGCCTCTTTTCCCTCCTCCCCTCCTCTTCCAGGCGGCACCGGCCCGGCCGGAGATCGCCCGCGCCCAGGCGCAGATCAGCGACGGCGAGTTCGAGGAGGCGGTGAAGACGCTGGAGGCCGGCCTCGACGCCCCCGACGTCACGGATGATCAGCTCGTGGAGCTCTACCGCCTGCTCGGGCTCACCTCGCTGTACCTGGGGGACGAGGCGCGGGCGCGCGAGGCCTACGAGATGCTCCTCCAGGCGCGGCCGGACTACGAGCTGCCGCGCACCACGCCGCCGAAGATCCGCACGCTCTACGCGCGCATCAAGGAGGACATCAAGAACCGGCGCGTCCGGCCCGTCACCCTCCAGGTGGACCCCATCCCGGATGCCGGGGGCGGCACGCCGGTGGTGGCCGAGGCCCTCATCCGGGACATGGCGCTCGGGGCCCGGGCGCGGCTCTTCTACCGGCGCGCGGGCGCCCAGGCCTACAGCTCGGTGGACTTCGCGCGCGACCGCGCCAACAAGGAGCGCTTCACCGCCACCATCCCCGCCTACGAGCTGCCGGCCACGGCCTCGGCCTACGAGGTGGAGTACTACTTCGAGGTGGCGGACGCGGCGCAGCGGCGGCTGGCGGGCCGGGGCGATGCCTTCAACCCGCTCGTCTTCCAGATAGCGCCCGAGCCCGGCACGGTGGCCACGCCCGGCGAGCGCCCCTGGTACAAGAGTCCGTGGCTCTGGGTGGCGGTGGGCGCGGTGGCCGTGGCGGGCACCGCCGGCGCCGTCGTCTACGCCACCTCCGAGGAGCGCGGCCGCGTCCCCATCACCATCCGGGTCAATCCATGA
- a CDS encoding SRPBCC domain-containing protein, with amino-acid sequence MKHGTLTTTGNKVELRFERRLAHPPEKVWRALTDSKELAHWFPARIEGAREAGAALRFFFAEGEPTTGKISVFEPPRVLEYTWEGDLLRWELKPEGKGCLLVFTTIPADRANVSRDATGWHFCLDNLEAAVDGNPAAGFDKERFSSLNAEYAARFGLGSFPAFLLSAANRVADASLRIPGVEAYVFDGADGTQLTLCHAKSDADTGEQWREFDEYLVVLEGRYVLRINGMDMELGAGREFVIPRGARISGRFTAGTRTIHALGGRKFERAGT; translated from the coding sequence ATGAAACACGGCACCCTGACGACGACAGGCAACAAGGTCGAGCTCCGGTTCGAGCGGCGCCTCGCCCACCCACCCGAGAAGGTCTGGCGCGCCCTCACGGACAGCAAGGAGCTGGCCCACTGGTTCCCCGCGCGCATCGAGGGCGCCCGGGAGGCCGGCGCCGCGCTGCGCTTCTTCTTCGCGGAAGGCGAGCCCACCACCGGGAAGATCTCCGTGTTCGAGCCGCCGCGCGTGCTCGAGTACACGTGGGAGGGAGACCTGCTGCGGTGGGAATTGAAGCCCGAGGGGAAGGGCTGCCTGCTCGTCTTCACCACCATTCCGGCGGATCGCGCGAACGTCTCCCGCGACGCCACGGGCTGGCACTTCTGCCTGGACAACCTGGAGGCGGCGGTGGACGGGAATCCCGCGGCCGGGTTCGACAAGGAGCGCTTCTCCTCGCTCAACGCGGAATACGCCGCGCGCTTCGGCCTGGGCAGCTTCCCCGCGTTCCTGCTGAGCGCGGCCAACCGCGTCGCGGACGCTTCCCTGCGCATTCCCGGTGTCGAGGCCTACGTGTTCGACGGCGCGGACGGCACCCAGCTCACCCTCTGCCACGCGAAGAGCGACGCGGACACCGGCGAGCAGTGGCGGGAGTTCGACGAGTACCTCGTGGTCCTGGAAGGCCGCTACGTGCTGCGCATCAATGGCATGGACATGGAGCTCGGCGCCGGGCGGGAGTTCGTCATCCCCCGGGGCGCGCGCATCTCGGGCCGGTTCACCGCCGGTACGCGGACGATCCACGCTCTCGGTGGCAGGAAGTTCGAGCGAGCGGGCACGTAG
- a CDS encoding MEDS domain-containing protein: protein MEHSSLGCVRQLQRGQHACLLYDEQEDPLALVAPYAALAFEAGERCVYVVGEHDPARIERSLEAAGVDVARQRERGALVLVNRWEVSFPDGEFDPTAMIAYVRQTIARTLAEGFTGLRIVAEMTWALQLGVGANKLIHYEALGNNLYPGEPLVAVCMYNRSRFPAAVCHDAMRVHPWVAVGEVAYDNLYYEPPAAVIDGAAADTRMKWMLEQLERVRAAEVQRHELVSARAAQAEATASAQAKDALLSMLAHELRTPLTSMLAYTQAALRKLNKAQEVDPDWLRRSLELVARQATRQAKLIEQVLDTARLDSDRLPLTLVPSDVSTLVREVAEQMQALAPEHTVHVRDSGKVEAVIDPLRMEQVLINLLDNARKYSPPGTRIEVELDREPDAITLAVRDHGHGIPAGEHERIFERFHRLRSDQSGVGLGLHISREIVRKHGGELVVESPPEGGTRFVARVPHTANFPA from the coding sequence ATGGAGCATTCGAGTCTCGGCTGCGTGCGGCAGCTACAGCGGGGGCAGCACGCCTGCCTCCTCTACGACGAGCAGGAGGATCCCCTCGCGCTCGTGGCGCCCTACGCCGCCCTGGCGTTCGAAGCCGGGGAGCGCTGTGTCTATGTCGTGGGTGAGCACGATCCCGCCCGCATCGAGCGCAGCCTGGAGGCAGCCGGGGTGGACGTGGCGCGGCAGCGCGAGCGCGGGGCCCTGGTGCTGGTCAACCGGTGGGAGGTGTCCTTTCCCGACGGGGAGTTCGATCCCACCGCGATGATCGCCTACGTGCGCCAGACCATCGCGCGGACGCTGGCGGAGGGCTTCACCGGCCTGCGCATCGTCGCCGAGATGACCTGGGCGCTGCAGCTGGGGGTGGGCGCCAACAAGCTCATCCACTACGAGGCGCTCGGGAACAACCTGTACCCGGGCGAGCCGCTGGTGGCCGTCTGCATGTACAACCGCTCGCGCTTCCCCGCGGCGGTCTGCCACGACGCCATGCGCGTCCACCCGTGGGTCGCCGTGGGAGAGGTGGCCTACGACAACCTCTACTACGAGCCGCCGGCCGCGGTGATCGACGGCGCCGCCGCCGACACGCGCATGAAGTGGATGCTGGAGCAGCTCGAGCGCGTGCGCGCGGCCGAGGTGCAGCGGCACGAGCTCGTCTCCGCCCGGGCCGCCCAGGCCGAGGCCACCGCCTCCGCCCAGGCCAAGGACGCGCTGCTGTCGATGCTCGCCCACGAGCTGCGGACGCCGCTGACCAGCATGCTCGCGTACACGCAGGCCGCGCTGCGCAAGCTCAACAAGGCGCAAGAGGTGGACCCGGACTGGCTCCGGCGCAGTCTGGAGCTCGTCGCCCGCCAGGCCACGCGTCAGGCGAAGTTGATCGAACAGGTGCTCGACACGGCGCGGCTCGACTCGGACCGGTTGCCCCTGACGCTCGTCCCGAGTGATGTCTCCACGCTGGTCCGGGAGGTGGCCGAGCAGATGCAGGCCCTGGCGCCGGAGCACACCGTGCACGTGCGAGACTCCGGCAAGGTCGAGGCGGTCATCGATCCGCTGCGCATGGAGCAGGTGCTGATCAACCTGCTCGACAACGCGAGGAAATACAGCCCTCCCGGGACGCGGATCGAAGTCGAGCTCGACAGGGAACCGGACGCCATCACCCTGGCGGTGCGAGATCACGGCCACGGCATTCCCGCCGGAGAGCACGAGCGCATCTTCGAGCGGTTCCACCGGTTGCGGAGCGATCAGAGCGGCGTGGGCCTCGGGCTCCACATCAGCCGGGAGATCGTCCGCAAGCACGGCGGCGAGCTCGTGGTGGAGAGTCCTCCCGAAGGAGGTACCCGCTTCGTCGCCCGCGTTCCTCATACGGCGAACTTCCCCGCGTGA